The Caldisericia bacterium DNA segment GGCGGACAGACTCCAATCTATAAGAGACTTCCCCAGCTTAAAGGTTTTAAGAGCAGAAAAAACAGGAAGATAATGGCTGAGATAAACATTGATACCCTATCAGAGTTCTTTAAAGAGGGAGACATTGTTGATATAGACACACTTAAAGATAAAGGAATAATAAAGGAAAGAGTTAGATTCGTTAAGATCCTTGGAAGAGGAGAGATAGATTTCCCCCTTACAGTAAAGGCAAGTGCTTTTAGTGAGAGCGCAAAGAAAAAGATTGAGAAGGCAGGGGGAAAGGTT contains these protein-coding regions:
- the rplO gene encoding 50S ribosomal protein L15 — its product is MIKLNKLSNPFPRKKKFRVGRGPGSGSGKNCGYGNKGQKSRSGRGKEIWFEGGQTPIYKRLPQLKGFKSRKNRKIMAEINIDTLSEFFKEGDIVDIDTLKDKGIIKERVRFVKILGRGEIDFPLTVKASAFSESAKKKIEKAGGKVEVVR